One segment of Aquimarina sp. BL5 DNA contains the following:
- a CDS encoding RNA polymerase sigma factor, with the protein MKDYTISDAVLVNNYINGEENALSTLIERHKQRIYSFIYSKVFDRDVSEDIFQDTFIKVIRTLKLGKYNEEGKFLPWVMRIAHNLVIDHFRKGNRMPKFEDNGEFSIFSIISDGDLNAEKRIIKDQVEEDLRNLIQELPEDQKEVLVMRMYRDMSFKEISDKTGVSINTALGRMRYALINLRKVIEKNNIVLTN; encoded by the coding sequence ATGAAAGATTACACAATATCGGATGCTGTTCTGGTAAACAATTACATCAATGGTGAGGAAAACGCCTTATCTACGCTAATCGAACGTCATAAGCAACGTATTTACAGTTTTATTTATTCTAAAGTTTTTGATCGGGATGTATCTGAAGATATTTTTCAGGATACGTTTATTAAAGTTATTCGTACTTTAAAACTTGGAAAGTATAACGAAGAAGGAAAGTTTTTGCCTTGGGTAATGCGTATTGCTCATAATCTGGTTATTGACCATTTCCGTAAAGGAAATCGTATGCCTAAATTCGAAGATAATGGAGAATTTAGTATCTTCTCAATTATTAGTGATGGAGATCTAAATGCAGAAAAAAGAATTATAAAGGATCAAGTAGAGGAAGATCTACGTAATTTGATTCAGGAATTACCTGAAGATCAAAAAGAAGTATTAGTGATGCGTATGTATCGTGATATGAGTTTTAAAGAAATATCTGATAAGACGGGTGTGAGTATAAATACAGCACTTGGACGAATGAGATATGCATTAATTAATTTGAGAAAGGTTATTGAGAAAAACAATATTGTTTTAACGAATTAA
- the uvrA gene encoding excinuclease ABC subunit UvrA gives MIEDITTLDPKHNILIKGAKLHNLKNLDAAIPRNKLVVITGLSGSGKSSLAFDTLYAEGQRRYVESLSSYARQFLGRLNKPKVDYIKGIAPAIAIEQKVNSTNPRSTVGTTTEIYDYLKLLFARIGKTYSPISGNQVKKDTVTDVIEYVKTFDEGEKLLLLAPIHVENGRTTEEKLKVLQQQGYARVKINDTVCRIEEAQITKKDKVYLVIDRIIKRDEEDFYNRLADAVSSGFFEGKGTCFVETLKDNDLRQFSNKFELDGMTFLEPNVHLFSFNNPYGACPECEGYGDVIGIDEDLVVPNTSLSIYEGAVFPWKGDAMSWYKDQLINSAYKFDFPIHKPYFELSSEQKELLWKGNEYFEGIDNFFIELEAKAYKIQNRVMLSRYRGKTKCASCKGKRLRPETNYVKVGGATLTDLVEKPLNELAEFFRNLQLNEYDAQIGKRLLKEINSRLEFLDNVGLQYLTLNRKSNTLSGGESQRINLATSLGSSLVGSMYILDEPSIGLHPKDTEKLIKVLQSLRDLGNTVIVVEHDEDIMKAADQILDIGPEAGTFGGNLVASGTFDQILKSDSLTAKYLNGNLEIEVPKERKTSKYYLDIVGARENNLKNIDVKIPLGIFTAITGVSGSGKSTLVKKIVYPSVLKQLGGYGEKAGQFTELKGNYSNIKHVEFVDQNPIGRSSRSNPVTYIKAYDDIRSLFASQKLSKIRNYQSKHFSFNVDGGRCETCKGEGEVTIEMQFMADVHLECETCGGKRFKKDVLEVTFADKNIDDILTMTIDNAIDFFSTHEQAKIIRKIQPLQDVGLGYVQLGQSSSTLSGGEAQRIKLASFLVKGNTKDKALFIFDEPTTGLHFHDIKKLLKSFNELINKGHSILVIEHNLDLVKCADYVIDLGPEGGKNGGKVIAQGTPEEVSKNKKSYTGQYLKEKL, from the coding sequence ATGATTGAAGACATTACAACTTTAGATCCGAAACATAATATTTTAATTAAAGGAGCCAAACTGCATAACCTCAAAAATTTGGATGCAGCAATCCCAAGGAATAAATTAGTGGTAATCACCGGGTTATCTGGATCAGGAAAATCCAGTTTAGCCTTTGATACCTTATATGCAGAAGGTCAACGTAGATATGTAGAGAGTCTTTCTTCTTATGCAAGACAATTTTTAGGACGACTTAATAAACCAAAAGTTGATTATATAAAAGGAATCGCTCCTGCTATTGCTATTGAGCAAAAAGTAAATTCTACCAACCCAAGATCAACCGTTGGTACTACAACAGAAATTTATGATTATCTAAAACTACTTTTTGCGAGAATTGGTAAAACCTACTCTCCAATTTCTGGAAATCAAGTTAAAAAAGATACTGTTACAGACGTAATTGAATATGTAAAAACATTTGATGAAGGTGAGAAGCTATTATTATTGGCACCGATTCACGTAGAAAATGGACGTACAACGGAGGAAAAACTAAAAGTATTACAACAGCAAGGATATGCCCGTGTAAAAATTAATGATACCGTCTGCAGAATTGAAGAAGCTCAGATTACAAAAAAAGACAAAGTATATCTTGTCATAGATCGAATTATAAAAAGAGATGAAGAAGATTTCTATAACCGGCTTGCGGATGCAGTGAGTTCTGGATTTTTTGAAGGAAAAGGAACTTGTTTTGTAGAAACTTTAAAAGATAATGATTTACGACAATTTAGTAATAAGTTCGAATTAGACGGAATGACATTTCTGGAACCTAATGTTCACTTATTTAGTTTTAACAATCCTTATGGTGCTTGTCCGGAATGTGAAGGTTATGGTGATGTTATTGGTATTGATGAAGATTTAGTAGTTCCGAATACTTCCCTTAGTATATATGAAGGAGCTGTTTTTCCTTGGAAAGGTGATGCCATGAGTTGGTATAAAGATCAATTGATTAATAGTGCTTATAAATTTGATTTTCCCATTCATAAACCATATTTCGAACTGTCATCAGAACAAAAAGAATTACTTTGGAAAGGAAATGAATATTTTGAAGGTATTGATAATTTCTTTATTGAATTAGAAGCCAAAGCTTATAAAATTCAGAATCGAGTAATGCTTTCTCGATATCGTGGAAAAACAAAATGTGCTAGTTGTAAAGGAAAACGTCTTCGCCCGGAAACAAATTATGTAAAAGTAGGAGGAGCAACACTTACAGACCTTGTTGAAAAACCATTAAATGAGCTTGCGGAATTCTTTAGAAACTTGCAACTTAATGAGTATGATGCTCAAATTGGTAAACGATTACTCAAAGAAATTAATAGTAGGTTAGAATTTTTAGATAATGTAGGTTTACAATACCTAACACTCAACCGAAAATCGAACACCTTATCTGGTGGAGAATCTCAGCGAATTAACCTAGCCACTTCTCTAGGTAGTAGTCTTGTTGGATCTATGTATATTTTGGATGAACCAAGTATAGGTTTACACCCTAAAGACACCGAAAAACTGATCAAAGTATTACAATCTTTAAGAGATTTAGGAAATACAGTAATAGTCGTAGAACATGATGAAGATATCATGAAAGCTGCTGATCAGATATTAGACATCGGACCAGAAGCAGGAACTTTTGGTGGAAACTTAGTCGCGAGTGGGACTTTTGATCAAATCCTGAAATCTGATTCACTTACCGCTAAATATCTTAACGGTAATCTTGAAATTGAGGTTCCAAAAGAAAGAAAAACCTCTAAGTATTATCTAGATATTGTGGGAGCTCGTGAAAATAATCTAAAGAATATTGACGTCAAGATCCCTTTAGGTATTTTTACCGCTATTACAGGTGTTTCTGGTAGTGGAAAAAGTACATTGGTTAAAAAAATTGTATATCCATCAGTTCTAAAACAATTAGGAGGATATGGTGAAAAAGCAGGTCAATTTACAGAACTTAAGGGTAACTATAGTAATATTAAGCATGTAGAATTTGTAGATCAGAACCCTATTGGACGTTCATCTAGATCTAATCCTGTTACTTATATTAAAGCGTATGACGATATTAGAAGCTTATTTGCAAGTCAAAAACTATCTAAAATACGTAATTATCAATCAAAACATTTTTCTTTTAATGTAGATGGGGGGCGTTGTGAAACCTGCAAGGGCGAAGGCGAAGTAACTATCGAAATGCAATTTATGGCGGATGTACATCTGGAATGTGAAACCTGTGGAGGAAAACGATTCAAAAAAGATGTTTTAGAAGTTACATTTGCGGATAAGAACATAGATGATATTCTAACTATGACTATCGATAATGCTATTGATTTCTTCTCTACTCACGAACAAGCTAAGATTATTAGAAAAATACAACCCCTGCAAGATGTAGGACTTGGATATGTGCAGTTGGGTCAAAGCTCCTCTACTCTTTCCGGTGGTGAGGCGCAACGAATTAAACTGGCATCTTTTCTTGTAAAAGGAAATACCAAGGATAAAGCACTTTTCATTTTTGATGAACCTACTACAGGATTACATTTTCACGATATTAAAAAACTATTAAAATCCTTTAATGAACTTATTAATAAAGGACATTCTATTTTGGTAATAGAGCATAACCTGGATTTGGTAAAATGCGCTGATTATGTAATCGACTTAGGACCAGAAGGCGGAAAAAATGGTGGAAAAGTAATTGCACAAGGAACTCCAGAAGAGGTTAGTAAAAACAAGAAATCCTATACTGGACAATATCTAAAAGAAAAACTCTAA
- a CDS encoding peroxiredoxin-like family protein: protein MSLTEQLKERADQSVNKYPETIHKIMNNGIANLKDSQLASKALKTGDKIPEILLPNAAGVNISIQELLVNKKVVLSFYRGGWCPYCNLELKALQQYQNEFEELGATLVAISPETPDNSLTTSEKNNLSFQVLSDIDNKIAEEFNLAFTLPKDLIEVYKGFGIDLIKSNGNEDHQLPISATYIINQDGTIIYDFIKEDYKERADPKEIFNFLKNS from the coding sequence ATGTCACTTACAGAACAATTAAAAGAACGAGCTGACCAATCGGTAAACAAATATCCAGAGACCATTCATAAAATAATGAATAATGGAATAGCCAACCTTAAGGATAGTCAGCTTGCATCCAAAGCTTTAAAAACGGGAGATAAAATTCCTGAAATATTACTACCTAACGCAGCTGGAGTCAACATCTCAATACAAGAATTACTAGTAAACAAAAAAGTAGTTCTTTCTTTTTATCGCGGTGGCTGGTGTCCTTATTGCAACTTGGAACTAAAAGCATTACAACAATATCAGAATGAATTCGAAGAATTAGGAGCAACATTGGTTGCTATAAGTCCAGAAACTCCGGATAATTCTCTTACTACTTCAGAAAAAAATAACCTAAGTTTTCAAGTACTTTCTGATATAGACAATAAAATAGCCGAAGAATTCAACTTAGCATTTACACTTCCTAAAGATTTAATTGAAGTTTATAAAGGTTTTGGAATTGATCTAATCAAAAGTAATGGCAATGAAGATCATCAATTACCGATCTCTGCAACCTATATAATTAACCAAGACGGAACTATCATTTATGATTTTATCAAAGAAGATTACAAAGAAAGAGCAGATCCAAAAGAAATTTTTAACTTTCTTAAAAACAGTTAA
- a CDS encoding T9SS type A sorting domain-containing protein yields MKIHEFKFLLIFFLAWIGTNAQQASVNCSSLPSSLSPGTAIQVSVSYTADQNRDVVIELWNSGWLGQGKKTVGAGSGTTTITINVNNAPSAGSNYLLKASIRPVGASWQQNINACSKNEINITNGNSGGDNGGEVSINCNSLPSSLNGGTSIQIPISYVADQNRDVVIELWNSGWLGQGRKTVGSGSGTTTVTVNLNNTPSSGSNYQLKASIRPVGGGWQQNIKSCSKNGITIGNGNQGGNVGNPNNGPDTGCTGQDTFDQGVRIVPNANSWKDSYKANGYCFCQSSFDHGVGNFKITINGQGRNIRDICDELKKHPKYRNLRNGDPKYNTIQCGNDPGHNDAITIQGKRIKDEKVCPGRVDQGSKGCKCKGPKFDMTWLSSRARFGGGRAKSLDLESKELNFYPNPVNVNGESYLNVYTGQSGTAEISIHNIRGEFITSMKYDAVKDTNSAIEITQLLKVISETKGLYVISYKSESVSKSKVILVK; encoded by the coding sequence ATGAAAATTCACGAATTTAAATTCCTATTGATTTTTTTTTTAGCTTGGATAGGAACAAATGCGCAACAAGCTTCTGTCAACTGTAGTAGTTTACCTTCTTCATTGAGCCCAGGAACGGCTATTCAAGTTTCTGTTTCTTATACTGCTGATCAAAACCGAGATGTTGTTATAGAGTTATGGAACTCTGGATGGTTAGGACAAGGTAAGAAAACAGTTGGTGCCGGTTCTGGTACTACTACGATAACAATCAATGTAAATAATGCTCCATCTGCAGGGTCTAATTATTTATTAAAAGCAAGTATTAGACCGGTAGGAGCGTCATGGCAACAAAATATTAATGCCTGTTCCAAAAATGAAATAAATATAACCAATGGAAATTCTGGCGGTGATAATGGAGGAGAAGTATCTATAAACTGTAATAGTTTACCATCTTCTTTAAATGGTGGAACTTCTATTCAAATTCCGATTTCTTACGTTGCTGATCAAAATAGAGATGTTGTTATTGAATTATGGAACTCTGGATGGTTAGGGCAAGGTAGAAAGACTGTAGGTTCTGGATCGGGTACTACTACGGTTACTGTAAATTTAAATAATACTCCATCTTCAGGTTCTAATTACCAGTTAAAAGCTAGTATTCGTCCAGTAGGAGGCGGGTGGCAACAAAACATAAAGTCATGTTCCAAAAATGGAATTACTATAGGAAATGGTAATCAAGGAGGAAATGTCGGCAATCCTAATAATGGTCCTGATACAGGTTGTACAGGTCAAGATACCTTTGATCAAGGTGTGAGAATTGTACCAAACGCAAATTCGTGGAAAGACAGTTACAAAGCTAATGGCTATTGCTTCTGTCAATCTTCTTTTGACCATGGAGTTGGTAATTTTAAAATTACAATTAATGGACAAGGGCGAAATATTAGAGATATTTGTGACGAACTTAAAAAGCATCCTAAATATAGAAATTTACGAAACGGAGATCCTAAATATAATACGATACAATGTGGGAATGATCCGGGTCATAATGATGCTATAACGATACAGGGTAAAAGAATAAAAGACGAGAAAGTATGCCCTGGACGGGTAGATCAAGGTAGTAAAGGATGTAAATGTAAAGGTCCTAAATTTGATATGACTTGGCTATCTAGTCGTGCGCGTTTTGGTGGCGGAAGAGCAAAATCATTGGATCTTGAATCCAAGGAGTTGAATTTCTATCCAAACCCAGTTAATGTAAATGGAGAATCTTATTTGAATGTATATACCGGACAAAGTGGAACTGCCGAAATTTCAATACACAACATAAGAGGTGAGTTTATTACTTCAATGAAATATGATGCGGTAAAGGATACTAATTCTGCAATCGAGATCACCCAACTGCTTAAAGTTATTTCTGAAACCAAAGGATTATATGTGATTTCTTATAAGTCTGAATCCGTTTCAAAATCAAAAGTAATTTTGGTTAAGTAA
- a CDS encoding amidohydrolase family protein, whose product MKFYKFSVLLLFMLFIHEAIAQKMQFEDYDPPSTLIVPETIIKKAKFPFIDVHNHQFRMPTQDLSKVVAEMNKLNMAVMVNLSGRGRGSDEHLKGALENVKTNASNRFIVFTNINLQGIDDPDWTKKTVNQLENDVAAGANGLKIYKSQGMDNKDNNGNRIKIDDPRIGPVWEKCGELGIPVLIHAADPKPFWDAHDNQNERWLELKLRSRRKRDANVTGAWETIIQEQHNIFRKHKNTKFINAHLGWYGNNLAKLAQLMDEIPNMYSEIGAVIAELGRQPHNAKAFLTKYQDRIMFGKDSWNPEEYYTYFRVLESNDEYFPYYKRYHAFWKMYGLDLDDEVLKKLYYKNALQVIPNIDKSLFPN is encoded by the coding sequence ATGAAATTTTACAAATTCTCAGTTCTACTACTTTTTATGTTGTTTATACATGAAGCTATTGCTCAAAAAATGCAATTCGAAGATTATGACCCACCTTCTACCCTAATTGTTCCAGAAACCATTATTAAAAAAGCAAAATTTCCTTTTATTGATGTTCATAATCATCAATTTAGAATGCCTACTCAAGATCTTAGTAAAGTTGTCGCGGAAATGAATAAACTAAACATGGCGGTAATGGTAAATTTATCTGGACGTGGAAGAGGCTCTGATGAACATCTTAAAGGAGCTTTAGAAAATGTAAAAACTAACGCATCAAATCGTTTTATAGTCTTTACGAATATTAACCTACAAGGAATTGACGATCCCGACTGGACTAAAAAAACCGTGAATCAGTTAGAAAATGACGTTGCGGCAGGCGCTAATGGTTTAAAAATATACAAAAGCCAAGGAATGGATAATAAGGATAATAACGGTAATCGGATAAAAATTGATGATCCGCGTATAGGACCGGTATGGGAAAAATGCGGAGAATTAGGAATTCCAGTATTGATACACGCTGCTGATCCAAAACCTTTTTGGGATGCTCACGATAATCAAAATGAGAGATGGTTAGAATTAAAGTTGCGCTCCCGAAGAAAAAGAGATGCTAATGTAACGGGGGCTTGGGAAACTATTATACAAGAACAACACAATATTTTCAGAAAGCACAAGAACACTAAATTCATTAATGCCCACTTAGGCTGGTATGGTAATAATTTAGCTAAGCTTGCTCAATTAATGGATGAAATACCTAATATGTATTCTGAAATTGGAGCTGTAATTGCAGAACTTGGAAGACAACCTCATAACGCCAAAGCTTTTTTAACCAAGTATCAAGATAGAATTATGTTCGGTAAAGATTCCTGGAATCCTGAAGAATACTATACTTATTTTAGAGTTCTGGAATCAAATGATGAATACTTCCCTTATTATAAAAGGTACCACGCATTCTGGAAAATGTATGGATTAGATCTAGATGACGAAGTTTTGAAAAAACTATACTATAAGAATGCTTTACAAGTAATTCCAAATATTGATAAAAGCTTATTTCCAAACTAG
- a CDS encoding T9SS type A sorting domain-containing protein produces MKTYFFTLKCVMILFIGIFTNVTFGQCTTGQPNIAVQAEAFSTMTIVEGTSITLTSPISGSSYQWTLNRGNLSGETNSSLTINNFGDVNIGEYNVIVDGVPLANTVDLGIFSSSISDYDLDRQVLVEFYNETNGPSWTRNTNWLSGPMETWEGVKVENCRVTELRLSGNNVSGTIPSSFQNLTELKRLSVRNNDISGVLDITAMPSLLNLYTSNNNLTDIRFGNNNLLQRVHIQDNPFIPGKTIDISTMRQLIDFRAARLSLGGLTVSGDYDSLLYFIIADNQISDTLNISRMPNLQLCYAYNNQFTDFNLGTGAELSRFYFYNNPVTPGRTMDISGMRKLLDFRVQGLGLNQLAMSGTYNEMLYFIIRDNQITGTLDISTMPNLQLCYAFNNQFTDFRLGPNSELARFYFYNNPVTPGKAMNISGMRKLLDFRVQGLGLSELTMSGSYDEMLYFIIKDNQISGTLDISMMPKIALCNAQNNFFENLILPSNITGPDRTLSHLHIRNNNLHFDDLLPYSSAIGTFNFSYNPQRNVIPEVLGSTVSVNVGGGIDYTWNPSGPNASSFVVPSDDFYSCDVRNAAIPNLVIKSDSVFVPASSRTSINNNSLNKGLGKINSVKTYPNPIQRSAPISADIVLSGDTSIRFALYTINGQKVKEFTYQGKNGLNTFQLNSEGLSAGQYMLTSEFGVKKVSSMIIIK; encoded by the coding sequence ATGAAAACTTATTTCTTTACACTCAAATGCGTAATGATCCTATTTATAGGAATCTTTACCAATGTAACTTTTGGACAATGTACTACAGGACAACCTAATATTGCTGTTCAGGCTGAAGCTTTTTCAACGATGACTATTGTAGAAGGTACTTCTATAACGCTAACATCTCCCATATCCGGATCCTCTTATCAATGGACACTGAATAGAGGTAATCTTAGTGGAGAAACCAATTCTTCATTAACAATAAACAATTTTGGGGATGTTAATATTGGAGAGTATAATGTAATTGTAGATGGTGTTCCGCTAGCGAATACGGTTGACTTAGGTATTTTTAGCAGCAGTATTAGTGACTATGATCTTGATCGACAAGTCTTGGTGGAGTTTTATAATGAAACTAATGGTCCTTCTTGGACTAGAAATACTAATTGGTTGTCTGGTCCTATGGAAACATGGGAAGGAGTTAAAGTAGAAAATTGTAGAGTAACTGAACTTCGTTTATCCGGTAATAATGTATCAGGGACTATTCCTAGTTCTTTTCAAAATCTTACGGAGTTAAAAAGATTAAGTGTTAGAAACAATGACATATCGGGTGTTTTAGATATTACGGCGATGCCTTCTCTTCTTAATTTGTATACTTCAAATAACAATTTAACCGATATCAGATTTGGAAATAATAATTTATTACAGCGAGTACATATTCAAGACAATCCGTTTATACCAGGGAAAACAATTGATATATCTACAATGAGACAATTAATTGATTTTAGAGCAGCACGCCTAAGTTTGGGAGGTCTTACTGTTTCTGGAGATTATGACAGCTTATTATATTTTATTATTGCTGATAACCAAATATCAGATACTCTTAATATTTCCAGAATGCCTAATCTTCAGCTTTGTTATGCTTATAATAATCAATTTACAGATTTTAATTTAGGAACGGGTGCGGAGTTAAGTAGATTCTATTTCTATAATAACCCAGTTACTCCCGGAAGGACTATGGATATCTCTGGTATGAGAAAATTATTAGATTTTAGAGTACAAGGTTTAGGACTAAATCAATTAGCTATGTCTGGGACATATAATGAGATGTTATATTTTATAATCAGAGATAATCAAATTACAGGCACACTGGATATTTCTACAATGCCTAACCTCCAACTATGTTATGCATTTAATAATCAATTCACTGATTTCAGATTAGGACCTAACTCAGAATTAGCGAGGTTTTATTTTTATAATAATCCAGTGACTCCCGGAAAAGCAATGAATATTTCTGGAATGAGAAAATTATTGGACTTTAGAGTACAAGGACTTGGGTTAAGTGAATTAACAATGTCTGGCTCGTATGATGAGATGTTATATTTTATAATAAAAGATAATCAAATCAGCGGAACTCTGGATATTTCTATGATGCCAAAAATTGCTTTATGTAATGCACAAAATAACTTCTTTGAGAATTTGATTTTACCATCTAATATTACAGGACCAGACAGAACTTTGAGTCATTTACATATACGAAACAATAATTTACATTTTGATGACCTATTACCTTATAGCAGTGCGATAGGAACTTTTAATTTTTCATATAATCCACAACGTAATGTTATCCCTGAAGTATTAGGAAGTACCGTTTCTGTGAATGTTGGGGGAGGTATTGATTATACCTGGAATCCTTCCGGACCTAATGCTTCTTCTTTTGTGGTTCCATCAGATGACTTCTATTCCTGCGATGTTCGTAATGCTGCTATTCCTAATTTAGTGATAAAAAGTGATAGCGTATTTGTGCCGGCTTCTTCAAGAACATCAATTAACAATAATTCCTTAAATAAAGGGCTTGGAAAAATAAATAGTGTAAAAACATATCCGAATCCTATACAAAGGAGTGCGCCAATTAGTGCCGATATTGTTTTAAGTGGTGATACATCAATTCGTTTTGCTTTGTATACTATTAACGGTCAAAAAGTAAAAGAGTTTACTTATCAAGGAAAGAATGGTCTAAATACCTTCCAATTAAACTCTGAAGGATTATCAGCTGGACAGTATATGTTAACCTCAGAGTTTGGGGTAAAGAAAGTTTCTAGTATGATTATTATTAAATAA